One Arcobacter sp. FWKO B genomic window, GATATAAGGAATAGGATTATAGAAGTAGTAAGCTGTAATGGCGGACACTTTAGTTCTACTCTTGGTGCAGTAGAGCTTACTCTAGGAATGCATTATGTTTTTGATGTAAAACAAGATCCTTTTATTTTTGATGTAAGTCATCAATGCTATCCACATAAACTTCTTACCAATAGATGGGATGAGTTTAGCACCTTAAGACAATTTGGTGGACTTAGTGGATTTACCAAACCAAAAGAGAGCGAAGCTGATTATTTTGTAGCTGGACATAGCTCAACATCTATATCACTAGCAGTTGGTGCTGCAAAAGCTATCAAACTCAAAGGTGAGTCAAGAGTTCCAGTAGTGATGATAGGTGATGGTAGTATGACTTCTGGGATGATTTATGAAGCATTAAATGAGCTAGGAGATAGAAAATATCCAGTTGTTATTATACTTAATGACAATGAAATGAGTATAGCAAAGCCAATAGGTGCTATAAGTAAACACCTAAGCAAAATGTTAGCAGGCAAAACATATCAAGGATTTAAAGAAAAAGTTGATAATTTCCTAAAAAAGAATTTTCCAGATGGTACTACATATCTAGCAAAAAGGTTTGAAGAGAGTATTAAACTAATTACTCCTGGATTACTTTTTGAAGAAATGGGAATAGATTATATTGGACCAATAGATGGACATAATATTGAAGAAATTATAGATACTTTGGATATTGCAAAAAATATGGGTAAACCTGTAATAGTACACGCCAAAACCACAAAAGGAAAAGGTTATTCAAAAGCTGAAGGATGTCATGAACACTGGCATGGTGTAGGACCTTTTGATGCTGAAAGTGGAGAGTTTATTAAAAAAGCAACTGCAAAAAGTGCTACAGCAGTTTTTAGTGATAAACTTTTAGATATGGCAAAAAAATATGAAAATATAGTAGGAGTTACTGCAGCTATGCCAAGTGGAACAGGAATAGACAAACTTATTTCTGAATTTCCATCAAGATTTTGGGATGTGGCAATAGCAGAACAACACGCAGTTACTTCTATGGCAGCGATGGCAAAAGAGGGATTTAAGCCTTTTATTACTATTTATTCTACTTTTTTACAAAGAGGGTTTGACCAAATAGTACATGATGTGTGCTTGATGAATTTACCAGTAGTATTTGCTATTGATCGTGCTGGAATAGTTGGAAATGATGGAGAAACTCATCAAGGAGTGTATGATATCTCATATCTTAGATTTATACCAAATATGGTTTTAATTGCTCCAAGAGATACTGCAAGCTTGGAATATGCACTTGAGTTTGGATATAAGTGTAAAAGTCCATGTGCAATAAGATATCCAAGAGGTGCTTATGAGACACTAGAGTATGATGCAACTCCTTTTGAATTAGCTGTAAGTGAACTTTTAAAAGATGGTAAAGATGATATTTTATTTATAGGATATGGTACAGGTGTAGCAAAAGCTATAAATACAGCCAAACTAATAGATAAAGACATAGCAATACTTGATTTAAAATTTGTCAAACCATTAGATATCAAAATGTTAGAAAAGCTATCATTAGAGTATAAAAAATGGTATGTATTTAGTGATTCACAAGCACAAGGTGGTGTAGGAAGTGCTATATTAGAGTTTTTAAGTCAAAAACAAATAACAGATATTAAACTAAAAACTTTTGAATACGATGATA contains:
- the dxs gene encoding 1-deoxy-D-xylulose-5-phosphate synthase; amino-acid sequence: MNIKSKSTKELEQIAQDIRNRIIEVVSCNGGHFSSTLGAVELTLGMHYVFDVKQDPFIFDVSHQCYPHKLLTNRWDEFSTLRQFGGLSGFTKPKESEADYFVAGHSSTSISLAVGAAKAIKLKGESRVPVVMIGDGSMTSGMIYEALNELGDRKYPVVIILNDNEMSIAKPIGAISKHLSKMLAGKTYQGFKEKVDNFLKKNFPDGTTYLAKRFEESIKLITPGLLFEEMGIDYIGPIDGHNIEEIIDTLDIAKNMGKPVIVHAKTTKGKGYSKAEGCHEHWHGVGPFDAESGEFIKKATAKSATAVFSDKLLDMAKKYENIVGVTAAMPSGTGIDKLISEFPSRFWDVAIAEQHAVTSMAAMAKEGFKPFITIYSTFLQRGFDQIVHDVCLMNLPVVFAIDRAGIVGNDGETHQGVYDISYLRFIPNMVLIAPRDTASLEYALEFGYKCKSPCAIRYPRGAYETLEYDATPFELAVSELLKDGKDDILFIGYGTGVAKAINTAKLIDKDIAILDLKFVKPLDIKMLEKLSLEYKKWYVFSDSQAQGGVGSAILEFLSQKQITDIKLKTFEYDDIFIQHGDTKDVERDLGVTPEQLARLVISKS